A stretch of DNA from Sulfurospirillum tamanense:
CATCACGACCACCAAGGTAGAAATCCCAAGGCCGCGCCCTAAAAAACGCGGTTCGATAAAATTGCCAATGGCGATATTGACCACCACAAATACCGAAAGTACCCACAATGCCGCGCCCACGTCCAATTCTACCAATGTCACCAACACCGCAGGAATCGCTGCTAAAATCGACCCAATGGTGGGAATGTAGTTGAGCAAAAAGGCCAGCAAGCCCCACAACAGTGCGTATTTCACTCCCATCACAGAAAGTGCCGCACCAATGAGCACTCCTGTAACAAAACTTGCCATGGTTTTAATAGCAAGATAGCGTTTGAGGTTTTGAATAAACGTCTCAGCAATGTGCAAATTTTCAGGATTTTTTTGGGCAAAAAAACCCACCTTCGCACGCATACTTACTGTTTCAAACAACATAAAGGTGACCATCAAAAAAATCAAAAAAGAGTTGGAAAGAATCTGGCTCATAGAGCGCAAAAAGGCTCCCGCTGTCGTGATGGCACTGGAAGGGTCAAACCCTTGGGGTGGCGCACTCATATCAATAGGAACACCCATCTCTTTGAGCCACATTATCCCATCATTGACCACAAAAGAGAGCTTGCGCTGAATTTCGGGCAACGAACTTAAAAAGCCGTTCATGGAGTTACCCACAATGATGCCCACTCCCATCATAATCCCCACCACACCCGCAAGGACAATCAAAAAAGACAAGATGCGCGGCATGCCAAGTTTTTCGAGCAAAAGCAACAAAGGCGCGCTGATAATGGCAATAAACACCGCTAATAAAAACGGCACCATAATCACCTGCGCCGCCCTCACGCCTGCAATCACAATCACAAATGCCGCCAACGCCATCAAAGCACTAGGACGCATCAGGTTCTCCTAGCCACAGAGTAAGTTCTCTCACCCAAGCCTCAAAGGCACGGTTATAGGCCTCTAGTGCGCCCGTAGGTGTTTGGACAAGCACAGGGATTTCAATGCGAAACACCCGATGGGCAACCGAAGTATTCTCTGCAACGTCCACCACCCGCGTCCTTACATGTAAGCGCACCACAGACGTGCTATCTTGCAACAAATACTGCTCAAAGGCGGACACACTGTTTTCCAACACACGCTGTGGGCGCACCTTGCTTGTAGTGCTTGTAACATCTTCGAACATTTCGCTTTGGGCTAATGCTAGCACTACTAGGTGTTGCATTTGCCTAGAAAGCGGTTTTTCCCACTGGTGGTGAGCATAGGCACGGCGCAATCCTTCTGGGGTTTGGTACACAAGCTTAGTAGAGTCTACATTACCCGCCACGGGGCGCACTTGCAAAACATACGAAAAACGCTGCGCAAACACAGGCATTAGTCCAACTTCCCCGAGGCGAAATTGTGCCATAGGCTGCGAAAGGGTGGGTTTTACTGTACAGCCCATCATCACAAGGGCAGTACTCAACAGAACAATCCAACGCATACTCACTCTCCTGGTCCTAAGGGTTTGGGGGTAGAACGGTATAAGATATCTGAGGGGCTCTCCTCAAGGCGCTGTGCCAATTGGCGCAACTGCGTCATAAGTATCTCAAGCTCATACAAAGTGTGCTGGGCTGGCATCAACGCATCCTCAGCAATACGCGCCACATCAAACATCCCCTCATCTACTTTTTGGTCAATTTTTTGCATCACCCCTTGTACGCTTTGGGCTGAGGTTTTTACCTTATCCATCATCGCGACCCCTTGGTGCTCAACCACTTGCGAGAGAGCTTCTGCTGCTACTTTAACGCTCTTAGCCGCATCAATAACCTCCTCTTCAAGCACTACACCTTGACGAATCAGTGTCCCCAAATGCTCACGTTCTTTGGCTACTTCTTGGGCAATAAGTGCTAGTGACTGAGTGGTTTTAGCACTGTTTTCTAGTAAAACTTGAATGTGGTGTATGTTGGTCTCATCCAGCAGAAGATGGGTTTTTTCTGCCACGCCTGTAGCGTGCTCTAAAATCCTTTCTACTTTTTCCATGGCATGGCTAAACGACTGGTCTACCCGTGAGAAGAGTGAGGGTTTTGTGAGAATGATTCCCATGGATTTTTCCTCATAGCTTGTTGCCAAAATTGGTGCATCACGGGTGCCTCCTTCTAATTGCAAATAGCTAAGTCCCGTAATTCCTTGGGGCTCAATGAGCGCATAAGTGTCTGTTTTAATAGGGGTATCGGATTTAATTTTGATGATAATACTCACTTCTTCGCTATTTTGAGGGTTAATAAATAACCGCTCCACCTCACCCACATTCACACCCCGAAGTTTCACAGGTGCTTTGTCGTTAAGCCCAGCAACAGATTCGGTTGTATTGACTTTATAATAATCATACACGTCATTTTGGGCATATTTCCCTTGCCATAAGATAAACCACACCCCAGCAATCCCTACCCCAAAAACAAACAAACCCAACAGCAAATAGCGTACACGGTGTTCCATTATTACTCCATAAAGCGTTTCATCAACTCAGAGTGCGTACCCATAAGCTCGGTATACGACCCTTGTGCTTGCACTTTTCCCTCACCCAAAATCACAAACCTGTCTAACACATCCCTAATGGTATCTTTATCGTGGGTTACCATCACAATCGTTATCCCCAAAAGCTCTCGAAGTTCCAATATGAGCGTATCAAATCCCCTTGCACTTGCAGGGTCTAATCCCGAAGTTGGCTCATCTAAAAAGAGAAGTTTTGGGTCTAGTGCCAATGCACGTGCAAGCCCTGCGCGTTTTTTCATCCCACCGCTAAGTTCTGAGGGCCACAAAGATGCGGCATGTTCGGGCAGACCAACCATTTTAAGCTTCATCCGCGCCATCTCTTCAATGAACCCACGGGGAAGCGCGGTGTATTCTTGTAAAGGAATCATCACGTTTTCCAACACCGTCAATGAACTAAACAAGGCGCCAAATTGAAACAACACGCCCCACTGAAGACGCAAAGCCTGTTTGGCTGCTTCATCCAATGTTGCCAAGGAGCACCCAAGCACTTCAATGCGACCACTTCTGGGCTGATTGAGCAAAATCATTTCTCGCATCAATACGGTTTTTCCGCTACCACTTCCCCCCAGGAGTCCAAAAATCTCTCCTTTGTTTACATGTAAGCTTACACCGTTGTGCACCACGTGGCTCCCA
This window harbors:
- a CDS encoding AI-2E family transporter encodes the protein MRPSALMALAAFVIVIAGVRAAQVIMVPFLLAVFIAIISAPLLLLLEKLGMPRILSFLIVLAGVVGIMMGVGIIVGNSMNGFLSSLPEIQRKLSFVVNDGIMWLKEMGVPIDMSAPPQGFDPSSAITTAGAFLRSMSQILSNSFLIFLMVTFMLFETVSMRAKVGFFAQKNPENLHIAETFIQNLKRYLAIKTMASFVTGVLIGAALSVMGVKYALLWGLLAFLLNYIPTIGSILAAIPAVLVTLVELDVGAALWVLSVFVVVNIAIGNFIEPRFLGRGLGISTLVVVMSLLFWGWVLGPAGMFLAVPLTMSVKIALDANPRTRWIAMILSDYRGETAASKAEESSVIPLKKLKNDA
- a CDS encoding ABC-type transport auxiliary lipoprotein family protein — protein: MRWIVLLSTALVMMGCTVKPTLSQPMAQFRLGEVGLMPVFAQRFSYVLQVRPVAGNVDSTKLVYQTPEGLRRAYAHHQWEKPLSRQMQHLVVLALAQSEMFEDVTSTTSKVRPQRVLENSVSAFEQYLLQDSTSVVRLHVRTRVVDVAENTSVAHRVFRIEIPVLVQTPTGALEAYNRAFEAWVRELTLWLGEPDAS
- a CDS encoding MlaD family protein, whose protein sequence is MEHRVRYLLLGLFVFGVGIAGVWFILWQGKYAQNDVYDYYKVNTTESVAGLNDKAPVKLRGVNVGEVERLFINPQNSEEVSIIIKIKSDTPIKTDTYALIEPQGITGLSYLQLEGGTRDAPILATSYEEKSMGIILTKPSLFSRVDQSFSHAMEKVERILEHATGVAEKTHLLLDETNIHHIQVLLENSAKTTQSLALIAQEVAKEREHLGTLIRQGVVLEEEVIDAAKSVKVAAEALSQVVEHQGVAMMDKVKTSAQSVQGVMQKIDQKVDEGMFDVARIAEDALMPAQHTLYELEILMTQLRQLAQRLEESPSDILYRSTPKPLGPGE
- a CDS encoding ABC transporter ATP-binding protein, producing MMVVVDNVVTAFGSHVVHNGVSLHVNKGEIFGLLGGSGSGKTVLMREMILLNQPRSGRIEVLGCSLATLDEAAKQALRLQWGVLFQFGALFSSLTVLENVMIPLQEYTALPRGFIEEMARMKLKMVGLPEHAASLWPSELSGGMKKRAGLARALALDPKLLFLDEPTSGLDPASARGFDTLILELRELLGITIVMVTHDKDTIRDVLDRFVILGEGKVQAQGSYTELMGTHSELMKRFME